The Podospora pseudocomata strain CBS 415.72m chromosome 3, whole genome shotgun sequence genome window below encodes:
- the UFD2 gene encoding Ubiquitin conjugation factor E4 (COG:O; BUSCO:EOG09260NWN; EggNog:ENOG503NUGY) has product MDPTEEQQPPAAPAPAPAPPPAPASTLPDAPDRETMEAIRRRRLEKLGGGPGSAAGSGANSPSATSPTGGSPTSGTPVPEKAAPIVPIANRSQINITPSPSSATAPKDKAVNSIPGEELGSKRRASELEGSPSGAPAPPRKQTPAQESFEDYADRILGSIFRMTVDAARTKDAHGHKLTFLPNLSQDLTEEVAPLKLSQDRLEEAIMEAATEYPKDKPLFEYLLTCWKRVVRTLKALRNPTPQKEALLKEARRLCFSNCIFSLTMPELFSRESSPVHDTLVPYLLKEVENESGLCMDFIGEAVSRFDEDDTIAPLFTKAMVDISSKLSTMTMNDDYKPYVNALKTYARYAPLLNELAAHPCFQMAQSAPGIEKNTLLGPFFRISPLQPEVAAVYFAGPRTMDPRHIATSQSALQMTLNTHQADLRDIINAFIRASNQTRNKVLDWFAYIMNVNHKRRAMQHDPREVSSDGFMINVTVILDYLCEPFMDSTFSKVSRIDINYFRRNPRIDIKDETKLNADQAQSDKFYSTKLEGENNFITEVFFLTLAAHHYGSEATNAKIKTLDREIKHFEKNIALMEAERPKVINRPSELRRLDDALKRYTAILEASMSLRMCISGVSLEQKMQARSLLFMRYVTVWLLRVASGTEYTPEKQLTLPLPANQPEAFQCLPEYALQDVVDNFKFVFREVPQVIVNAVGDELIALCITFLESSEYVKNPYLKSSLITLLYQGTWPRYHLSKGFLGELMTSTKFANQYLLHAVMKFYIECELTENGFYDKFNIRYEIFQIIKCVWVNDHYRQQLVQSSKSNRSFFVRFVNLLMNDATYVLDEGLGKFPKIHQFQLDLKNPNLSQQDRERLEEELREAENRATSFMQLANETVGMMRLFTKTLSEAFTMPEIVQRLAGMLDYNLDMLTGPKSKNLRVDNPEKYHFSPKTLLPEIADIYLNLGSSPAFVEAVAGDGRSYRDSTMRQTAQILRGKHLKDEHEVQAWERLCEKFRKAKEILEQAEIDFDDAPAEFEDPIMGSLMDDPVWLPSRHVVDRSTIVQHLLSDPKDPYTRQPMSIEDVVPHTELKERIEAWKEERRAEARRVKEEKLVGVTEGEGEGEGEKMDTTE; this is encoded by the exons ATGGATCCTACTGAAGAACAGCAGCCGCCAGcggccccggccccggccccggccccgcCACCAGCCCCGGCGTCAACACTGCCTGATGCGCCCGACCGAGAAACCATGGAGGCAATCCGTCGCCGAAGACTCGAGAAGCTCGGCGGGGGGCCGGGCAGCGCGGCTGGCTCGGGAGCAAACAGCCCATCggccacatcaccaaccggTGGCTCACCAACCAGTGGGACACCCGTGCCTGAGAAGGCAGCCCCCATCGTTCCCATCGCGAACCGATCACAAATCAACATCACCCCTTCGCCGTCCTCCGCAACCGCCCCAAAAGACAAGGCCGTCAACAGCATACCCGGGGAAGAGCTGGGATCTAAAAGACGGGCCTCGGAGCTGGAAGGTTCACCATCAGGAGCCCCAGCTCCACCACGGAAACAGACACCAGCTCAGGAATCCTTCGAAGACTATGCCGACCGAATCCTGGGGTCCATCTTCCGCATGACGGTGGATGCTGCACGCACAAAAGATGCCCACGGCCACAAGTTGACATTCTTGCCCAACCTGAGCCAGGACCTCACAGAAGAGGTGGCCCCTCTGAAGCTGTCCCAGGAccggctggaggaggccatcatgGAGGCGGCCACAGAGTACCCAAAGGACAAGCCACTGTTTGAGTACCTGCTGACTTGCTGGAAGCGGGTAGTCCGGACGCTTAAGGCGCTGAGgaacccaaccccccagaAGGAGGCCTTGTTGAAGGAGGCGAGACGATTGTGCTTTAGCAACTGCATCTTTTCGTTGACGATGCCGGAACTGTTCAG TCGGGAATCGAGCCCCGTGCACGACACACTCGTTCCGTATCTCttgaaggaggttgagaacGAGAGTGGGCTATGTATGGACTTCATCGGGGAGGCCGTGTCTCGATtcgatgaggatgatacCATTGCGCCGCTGTTCACCAAGGCCATGGTTGATATCAGCAGCAAGCTCTCTACGATGACCATGAATGATGATTACAAGCCTTATGTTAAT GCCCTGAAAACATATGCCAGATATGCACCACTTCTGAATGAACTGGCAGCTCACCCGTGCTTCCAGATGGCGCAATCGGCACCGGGCATCGAGAAGAACACCCTTCTGGGCCCCTTCTTCAGGATATCGCCCCTGCAGCCagaggttgctgctgtgtaCTTTGCTGGGCCTCGCACCATGGACCCCAGACATATCGCGACGTCTCAGAGCGCCCTGCAAATGACCCTCAACACACACCAAGCCGACCTCAGAGATATCATTAATGCCTTTATTCGCGCCAGCAACCAGACACGGAACAAGGTCCTGGATTGGTTCGCCTACATCATGAACGTCAACCACAAACGAAGAGCCATGCAGCATGATCCCAGGGAAGTGTCCTCGGACGGCTTCATGATCAATGTCACCGTCATTCTGGACTACCTCTGCGAGCCATTCATGGACAGCACATTCTCCAAAGTCAGCCGCATCGATATCAACTACTTTCGGAGAAATCCAAGGATTGATATCAAGGACGAGACCAAGCTCAATGCCGACCAGGCCCAGTCGGACAAGTTTTACTCGACCAAGCTGGAGGGCGAAAACAACTTCATCACCGAGGTGTTCTTTTTGACACTCGCGGCTCACCACTACGGAAGCGAGGCAACCAatgccaagatcaagacgCTGGACAGGGAGATTAAGCACTTCGAAAAGAACATTGCCCTGATGGAGGCCGAGCGTCCCAAGGTGATCAACCGGCCTTCTGAGCTTCGGCGGTTGGATGATGCTCTGAAACGGTATACGGCCATATTGGAAGCCTCCATGTCTCTTAGAATGTGCATCTCTGGCGTATCGCTGGAGCAAAAGATGCAGGCCCGGTCGCTGCTGTTTATGCGCTATGTCACGGTCTGGCTTTTGCGCGTTGCCAGCGGGACGGAGTACACGCCGGAGAAGCAGCTCACGCTCCCGCTGCCAGCCAACCAGCCTGAGGCATTCCAGTGCCTTCCCGAGTACGCGTTGCAGGATGTTGTGGACAACTTCAAGTTTGTCTTCCGAGAGGTGCCGCAGGTTATTGTCAATGCGGTCGGGGACGAGCTGATTGCGCTCTGCATCACCTTTTTGGAGTCGTCCGAGTACGTCAAGAACCCGTACTTGAAATCGTCGTTGATCACGCTCTTGTACCAGGGGACATGGCCTAGGTATCATCTCAGCAAGGGGTTCTTGGGCGAGCTGATGACGAGCACCAAGTTTGCGAACCAGTACCTGCTCCATGCGGTTATGAAGTTTTACATTGAGTGCGAGCTTACCGAGAATGGGTTCTACGACAAGTTCAACATTCGGTACGAGATCTTTCAGATCATCAAGTGTGTGTGGGTCAACGACCATTACAGGCAGCAGCTGGTGCAGTCTAGCAA GTCTAACCGGTCGTTCTTCGTACGCTTTGTCAACCTTTTGATGAACGACGCTACGTATGTTCTTGATGAGGGCTTGGGGAAGTTCCCCAAAATCCACCAGTTTCAGCTCGATTTGAAGAATCCAAACCTGTCGCAGCAGGACCGGGAGAGgctggaagaggagctgCGTGAGGCCGAGAACAGGGCCACGTCGTTCATGCAGCTTGCCAATGAGACAGTCGGCATGATGAGGCTGTTTACCAAGACTCTGAGCGAAGCGTTCACGATGCCAGAGATTGTCCAGCGTCTGGCGGGCATGCTGGACTACAACCTCGACATGTTGACGGGTCCCAAGTCCAAGAACTTGCGCGTCGACAATCCCGAGAAGTACCACTTTTCTCCCAAAACCCTGCTGCCCGAAATTGCGGACATTTACCTCAACCTcggctcctcccccgcctttGTCGAGGCGGTCGCGGGAGATGGCCGCTCTTACCGCGACTCGACAATGAGGCAGACTGCCCAAATCCTTAGGGGGAAGCATCTGAAAGATGAGCACGAGGTCCAGGCGTGGGAGAGGCTGTGTGAGAAGTTCAgaaaggccaaggagatattggagcaggccgagattgactttgacgacgcgccggccgagtttgaggacCCGATCATGGGGAGTCTGATGGATGATCCGGTTTGGTTGCCGTCGAGGCACGTGGTGGACCGGAGCACGATCGTGCAGCATTTGTTGAGCGATCCGAAGGATCCGTACACGAGGCAGCCGATGAGTATCGAGGATGTGGTGCCGCATAcggagctgaaggagaggattgaggcctggaaggaggagaggagggccgaggcgaggagggtgaaggaggagaaatTGGTGGGGGTtacggagggggagggggaaggggagggggaaaagatggATACTACCGAGTAG